Proteins found in one Rhodovulum sp. MB263 genomic segment:
- a CDS encoding valine--tRNA ligase, translating into MPMEKTFDAAEAEQRLYEAWEKAGCFTAGANASRPETFCIMIPPPNVTGSLHMGHAFNNTLQDILVRWHRMRGFDTLWQPGQDHAGIATQMVVERQLAKEGNPGRREMGREKFLEKVWDWKGRSGGTIINQLKRLGASCDWSRNAFTMSGAPGAPEGEDGNFHDAVIKVFVEMYNKGLIYRGKRLVNWDPHFETAISDLEVEQVELDGNMWRLRYPLEAGASYEHPVEFDEEGNPTAFETRDYLVVATTRPETMLGDTGVAVHPEDARYRHLIGKTVRLPLCGRSIPIVADDYADPTKGTGAVKITPAHDFNDWGVGQRTGLRAINIMSTRAAMFLKDNADFAEGCDEALVDDCIARFDGLDRYEARKAIVAEAEAQGWLDGIDSDRHMVPHGDRSKTAIEPYLTDQWFVDTRKIVDPALDAVRKGMAAQEAGAFDEKAGYTRILPERDAKTYFHWLENIEPWCISRQLWWGHQIPVWYGLNLDGSHFTDDEGDNALDDVELYRLLNEGFVQRGARHHCAADFETVTAQFQDVLAGLPAPLHAMRVIEVSGRAAAEEALAESLADYNLSQDPTRLIYPIWRDPDVLDTWFSSGLWPIGTLGWPEATPELAKYFPTDVLITGFDIIFFWVARMMMMQLAVVEQIPFHTVYVHALVRDEKGKKMSKSLGNVLDPLELIDEYGADAVRFTLTAMAAMGRDLKLSTSRIAGYRNFGTKLWNATRFAEMNGVFEGYAPTGEIPAPAETVNTWIVGETARVREAVDEALSHYRFNDAANALYAFVWGKVCDWYVEFSKPLLMDGTEAQKAETRATMAWVIDQCLILLHPIMPYITEELWGTTAERAKMLVHADWPAYGADLIDAEADSEMNWVIALIEEIRSARAQMNVPAGARIPMLYTELDDAGKAAWERNEALIRRMARIDSLIAAGTLPKGCVTIAVEGGNFALPLEGIIDVAAERARLEKTLSKLEKDLKGLEGRLKNPKFVESAPEDVVEETRELVEAKTGEATKLRIALERLAELG; encoded by the coding sequence ATGCCGATGGAAAAGACTTTCGATGCCGCCGAAGCCGAACAGCGCCTCTACGAGGCCTGGGAAAAAGCCGGCTGCTTCACCGCCGGGGCGAATGCCTCGCGCCCCGAGACCTTCTGCATCATGATCCCGCCGCCGAACGTGACCGGCAGCCTGCATATGGGGCATGCCTTCAACAACACGCTGCAGGACATCCTTGTGCGCTGGCACCGGATGCGCGGCTTCGACACGCTCTGGCAGCCGGGCCAGGACCATGCGGGCATCGCCACCCAGATGGTCGTGGAACGGCAACTGGCGAAAGAGGGCAATCCCGGCCGCCGCGAAATGGGGCGCGAGAAATTCCTCGAAAAGGTCTGGGACTGGAAGGGCCGCTCGGGCGGCACCATCATCAACCAGCTCAAGCGCCTGGGCGCCTCCTGCGACTGGTCGCGCAACGCCTTCACCATGTCGGGCGCCCCGGGCGCGCCAGAGGGCGAGGACGGCAATTTCCACGATGCCGTCATCAAGGTCTTCGTCGAGATGTACAACAAGGGCCTCATCTATCGCGGCAAGCGACTGGTGAACTGGGACCCGCATTTCGAGACCGCGATTTCCGATCTCGAGGTCGAGCAGGTCGAGCTTGACGGCAACATGTGGCGCCTGCGCTATCCGCTGGAGGCCGGCGCGAGCTACGAGCACCCGGTCGAGTTCGACGAAGAGGGCAATCCCACCGCCTTCGAGACCCGCGATTATCTGGTCGTCGCGACCACCCGCCCCGAGACCATGCTGGGCGATACCGGCGTTGCCGTCCATCCCGAGGACGCGCGCTACCGGCACCTGATCGGCAAGACCGTGCGGCTGCCGCTTTGCGGCCGGTCGATCCCGATCGTGGCCGATGACTATGCCGACCCGACCAAGGGCACCGGGGCCGTCAAGATCACGCCCGCGCATGATTTCAACGACTGGGGCGTCGGTCAGCGCACCGGGCTTCGGGCCATCAACATCATGTCGACCCGCGCCGCGATGTTCCTGAAGGACAATGCCGATTTCGCCGAAGGCTGCGACGAGGCGCTGGTTGACGATTGCATCGCGCGGTTCGACGGGCTCGACCGCTACGAGGCGCGCAAGGCCATCGTCGCCGAGGCCGAGGCGCAGGGCTGGCTCGACGGCATCGACAGCGACCGGCACATGGTGCCCCATGGCGACCGCTCGAAAACCGCCATCGAGCCCTATCTGACCGACCAGTGGTTCGTCGACACCCGCAAGATCGTGGACCCCGCGCTCGACGCCGTCCGCAAGGGCATGGCGGCACAGGAGGCGGGCGCATTCGACGAGAAGGCCGGTTATACCCGTATCCTGCCCGAACGCGACGCCAAGACCTATTTCCACTGGCTGGAGAATATCGAGCCCTGGTGCATCAGCCGCCAGCTCTGGTGGGGCCATCAGATCCCGGTCTGGTACGGGCTCAACCTCGACGGGTCCCATTTCACCGACGATGAGGGCGACAACGCGCTTGACGATGTGGAGCTCTACCGCCTGCTCAACGAGGGCTTCGTCCAGCGCGGCGCGCGCCATCACTGTGCCGCCGATTTCGAGACGGTCACGGCGCAGTTCCAGGACGTGCTCGCCGGTCTGCCGGCGCCGCTGCACGCGATGCGGGTGATCGAGGTCTCGGGCCGCGCCGCCGCCGAGGAGGCGCTGGCAGAGAGCCTTGCGGATTACAATCTCAGCCAGGACCCGACCAGGCTGATCTATCCGATCTGGCGCGACCCCGACGTCCTCGACACCTGGTTCTCGTCGGGGCTCTGGCCCATCGGCACGCTGGGCTGGCCCGAGGCCACGCCGGAACTGGCGAAATACTTCCCGACCGATGTGCTGATCACCGGCTTCGACATCATCTTCTTCTGGGTCGCCCGGATGATGATGATGCAGCTGGCCGTGGTCGAGCAGATCCCGTTCCACACCGTCTATGTCCATGCCCTCGTCCGCGACGAGAAGGGCAAGAAGATGTCGAAGTCCCTGGGCAACGTGCTCGACCCGCTGGAGCTGATCGACGAATACGGCGCCGATGCGGTGCGCTTCACCCTGACCGCCATGGCCGCCATGGGGCGCGATCTGAAGCTCTCGACCAGCCGGATCGCGGGCTACCGCAATTTCGGCACCAAGCTCTGGAACGCCACCCGCTTTGCCGAGATGAACGGCGTCTTCGAGGGCTACGCGCCCACCGGCGAGATCCCCGCCCCTGCGGAAACCGTGAACACATGGATCGTCGGCGAGACCGCCCGCGTGCGCGAAGCGGTCGACGAGGCGCTGAGCCATTACCGTTTCAACGACGCGGCCAATGCGCTTTACGCCTTCGTCTGGGGCAAGGTCTGCGACTGGTATGTCGAGTTCTCGAAGCCCCTGCTCATGGATGGCACCGAGGCCCAGAAGGCCGAGACCCGCGCCACCATGGCCTGGGTGATCGACCAGTGCCTGATCCTGCTGCACCCGATCATGCCCTATATCACCGAGGAACTCTGGGGCACGACCGCCGAACGGGCGAAGATGCTGGTCCATGCCGACTGGCCCGCCTATGGCGCCGATCTGATCGACGCAGAGGCCGACAGCGAGATGAACTGGGTGATCGCGCTGATCGAGGAGATCCGCTCGGCCCGCGCCCAGATGAACGTGCCCGCAGGCGCCAGGATCCCGATGCTGTACACCGAGCTCGACGACGCGGGCAAAGCCGCCTGGGAACGCAACGAGGCGCTGATCCGGCGCATGGCCCGGATCGACAGCCTGATCGCGGCCGGGACCCTGCCCAAGGGCTGCGTCACCATCGCGGTCGAGGGCGGCAATTTCGCGCTGCCGCTTGAAGGCATCATCGATGTCGCGGCCGAACGGGCGCGGCTGGAAAAGACGCTCTCGAAGCTCGAGAAGGATCTCAAGGGGCTCGAAGGCCGCCTGAAGAACCCGAAATTCGTCGAAAGCGCCCCCGAGGACGTGGTCGAGGAAACCAGGGAGCTGGTCGAGGCCAAGACCGGCGAGGCCACGAAGCTGCGCATCGCGCTCGAAAGACTGGCCGAACTCGGCTGA